The following is a genomic window from Staphylococcus saccharolyticus.
CCCACCTAAAACGATAGCAGTAGCAACACCAGCAATATTACCAGTGCCCACTCGAGATCCTGCACTAATCGCAAAGGCCTGGAAGGGTGATATTCCTTTTTCACCACTACTTAGAGTTTCTGGCTTTTCAGTTAAAGCTCTGAACATTTCAGGTAACATTCTTAGTTGAATGAATTTAGAGCTAATTGTAAAGAAAAAACCTGCAGTTAATAGTAGTCCAATAAGATACTGAGACCATATCAAATCATTCCCGACTTGAACGAAATTCTTAAACCAGCCAGGAATTAAATTATCAAAATCTTGCAAACCGAATCCCTCTCATCCACTTAAATTAATAGTCTTAAACGCACTAAGAGATTTATGCTGTATATTTATCATCAAAAATTTAGAATTACTATATTGAAATCATATCACATTCATTTTTGATAGCTTAAATTAGACATAAATCCCTTGTACTCATTTTTGTTAATATTATTAATTTTTATTTTATCATTTTATTTTGCAGTTGCATATACTTTTACTCTAGAACCAAATTTTCTACTTCACCAAAATCATCCATATCAATAATGAATGAACCATTGGTATATTGTTCTGATAAATGAACATCTTTAATATTGCCAGATTCTTCATTATTTTTTGAAAGTACAGTATACGTTTCTTGACCTTCTTTAACAACTGCCGCTGCAACGATTCGATGAGGATTTTTCTTCAATTCTTTTAATAAAGTTATACCTCGTTGAGCACGTTTAGCAACTTGAATAACACTATAATCTATACGCTTAATGGCACCTCGTTGTGTAACCATAATTACAGAGTCTGAATGATTAATATCTTGTGTCATTACTACAAAATCTTCATCTTTAAGATTAATAGATTTGACTCCTGCAGCTCTTAAACCTGTATCAGAGAGCTCTTCAGTAGAGTATGACAGTGACATTCCTTTATGCGTAAGGACCGTAATAAGTTGATCAGATTCAAGACGCATAACATTAATAATTTCATCTTGCTCTTTCACTTTAATAGCAATTAATGGCTTATTAAATCTAGAAGTTTTAAATTGATGTAAGCTGCTCTTTTTAATCATGCCATTTTTAGTTGCCATGATATAGTACGCTTGATGATTGAAATCTTTCTCATTAAATACATCAATAACTTGTTCATCTTCGTCTATAGGTACTATTTGTGAGACATGTTGACCTAATTCTTTCCATCGAATATCAGCAAGTCTATGCACAGGTATAAACAGGTAACGGCCTTTATTTGTAAATACTAGAACTGTATCTTGAGTATTAACCTCTTGATATTTTAATAAACGGTCGCCATCTTTTAAACCTATTTCTGTTACACCACTCGCATTAAAACTACGAGTTGATGTACGTTTAATATAACCATGATGTGTCATACTTAAAATAACTTCTTCACTAGGTACCATAACTTCTTTATCGATTTTAATTTCTGAAATTTCAGCTTCTATTGTGGATAAACGATCAACTTTGAATTTCTTCTTAATTTCATTCAATTCATCTTTAATAACTGCTAAGAGAGCTTCATGATTATCAAGAATATTTCTAAGCTCTTTAATAAGTGCTTCTAGTTCATCATGTTCTTCTTGTAAAGCTTCAATATCAGTATTAGTTAACCTATATAATTGTAGCATAACTATTGCTTCAGCCTGGGCTTCTGTAAAGTCATACTTAGCTACCAAATTATCTTTGGCATCCTTTTTATTCTTCGAATTTCGAATCAAAGTAATCACTTCATCAAGTATAGATAAAGCTTTCATCAAACCTTCTACAATATGCATACGCTTCTCAGCATGATCTAAATCATAACGCGTTCTATTTGTTACAACTTCTATTTGATGGTTTAAATAGCTCTCAACGATATCTCTAAGACCCATAAGTTTAGGACGACCATCACTAATAGCAACCATATTAAAATTATAAG
Proteins encoded in this region:
- the parC gene encoding DNA topoisomerase IV subunit A, with amino-acid sequence MSEIIQDLSLEDVIGDRFGRYSKYIIQERALPDVRDGLKPVQRRILFAMYSSGNTFDKNFRKSAKTVGDVIGQYHPHGDSSVYDAMVRLSQDWKLRHVLIEMHGNNGSIDNDPPAAMRYTEAKLSQLSEELLRDINKETVSFIPNYDDTTLEPMVLPSRFPNLLVNGSTGISSGYATDIPPHNLAEVIQATLKYIDNPDISVSQLMKYIKGPDFPTGGIIQGVDGIKKAYETSKGKIVVRSRVGEEDLRSGRKQLIVTEIPYEVNKSSLVKRIDELRADKKVDGIVEVRDETDRTGLRIAIELKKDVNSESIKNYLYKNSDLQISYNFNMVAISDGRPKLMGLRDIVESYLNHQIEVVTNRTRYDLDHAEKRMHIVEGLMKALSILDEVITLIRNSKNKKDAKDNLVAKYDFTEAQAEAIVMLQLYRLTNTDIEALQEEHDELEALIKELRNILDNHEALLAVIKDELNEIKKKFKVDRLSTIEAEISEIKIDKEVMVPSEEVILSMTHHGYIKRTSTRSFNASGVTEIGLKDGDRLLKYQEVNTQDTVLVFTNKGRYLFIPVHRLADIRWKELGQHVSQIVPIDEDEQVIDVFNEKDFNHQAYYIMATKNGMIKKSSLHQFKTSRFNKPLIAIKVKEQDEIINVMRLESDQLITVLTHKGMSLSYSTEELSDTGLRAAGVKSINLKDEDFVVMTQDINHSDSVIMVTQRGAIKRIDYSVIQVAKRAQRGITLLKELKKNPHRIVAAAVVKEGQETYTVLSKNNEESGNIKDVHLSEQYTNGSFIIDMDDFGEVENLVLE